From the genome of Alcanivorax sp.:
GCATTGAGCCGGTCCAGCATGGCCTGGCTGATTTCGCCTTCTTCCACCAGCTCTGCGGTGGCACGGTCAGCGTAGGTTTTCCATTCCTGGAACTGCTCGTCAGTGGGCTTGATCACGGAGAGGCCCTGCTGCTGCACCGCCTGGAAGGCGCTCAGGTTCTCCTTGCGGCTTTCCGCATCCAGTTTGGCGAAGGTGGCTTCCAGCACTTCTTGCACGGTTTTCTGATCTTCTGCACTCAGGCGGCCAAAGTATTTCTTGTGGATGCCCAGCAGACCAAAGGTGTACAGCAACGGCATGTCGGTTACGTTGTTCACGCGGGAATACCATTGCAGGGTCAGGGCTGCCACCGGCGGTGCGGCAAAGGCATTGATGGCACCGGTCTGCAGGGACGTCAGTACCGCGCCGATGTTGAGCATGATCGGGGACAGCTCGAATGCCTTGGCTGCCTTGGCAGAGGCCTCGTCGTTGGCCGGCAGCCACAGCTTCTGGTCACGCAGGTCATCCAGGCTACGCACCGGGTTTTCTGACATCACGTAGGCAAAGCCGCCGTCGATCAGGCCGAAGCTGACCCAGCCACCGGCTTCCAGACCTTTCTGGATTTCCGGGTCCAGCTCGGCGCGTACCGCATCCACTTCCTCATAATTGTTGAAGGCCAGCGGCACATTCAGGATCTGGCTGTCCTTGTAGGCGGAAGCAAAGGCACCGCCCTGGGCAATCTGGCCATGCAGCTGACCAATGCGGATCTTGCGCTCCACCGCCCGGTCATCGCCCATCACCCCGCCGGGATAGATCTTCAGCTTCACCCGGCCCTCGGTCTTCTCGGCAATTTCCTTGCCGGCATCCTTGAGCCCGGTAACGATGGTGGTGCCATCCGGGTAGAGGGTGGAAATCTTCAGGGTGGTGGCGGCGGTGGCCACCAGCGGCAGCAGGGCTACCAGTACCGTCGCAAGACGCAACATATCAGCTCCTAGAAATATTCATCCGCGTCGGCAAGCAAGGCTTCCGCCTCTTGCTGCGCATAGGTGTTTTGCAGGGTCAGGCCATGCACGTCCGGGTCCGCCGCCAGCACCTCGTTGAGCAGGCGATCATGCAGCTCCCGGTCGAAGACCAACCGTGCGTAATTTTCGGCATACAACACCGGGGCGAGCAGGTTCTTGCCCCCGGACAGCACCACTGCCTTTTCGAAATGGGTCTGGGCCACATCCGGCTTGCCCCCCAGAGAGGCAGGCAGAATGCTGTTGAGTACGCCCAGATACATGTGCGCCTGGCCATACTGGTAGCCCTCGTCGAGCGTCACGATACGCTCCATGATGGCTTCTACGCGGCCCAGTTCGGCCACCGCATTCCAGTCACTGGTATTGGCCTGGATGTAGCCGGCCCAGGCCCCGCCCAGGGTGAACAGCATGGGCACATCCTTCTCACCCGCGTCTTCCAGCAAAGCCTCGAATTCAGGAACGCTCAACCCACGCAGATCACAATAATCCTCGTCGCTGGCACAAGCCGCACGGAAGGCGTAATCCAGCGCCTTGGTACTGAGCTTGCGGGCCCGCGCCGGATCTTCCACAAACAATCCGGCGTAGGCACCGTACAGATCCGCACCACTGGCCAACAGAGACTCACTCTCCGGCCAGTTCTCGATCAGGCCATCGACCATCAGCAGGTAGGTGGGCAGGCCCTCGGCCACCAGCTGAAGATCATTATTGTTCAGCACGCCGTAGGGCAGGTTGTCATCGACCCGGGCCAGGGAACAGCCCTGAAGGGTGAACGCCGATGCCAGTAAAACGGTGGGGACCAGCCCCTTGAAGAAGCGCCACTGCATAGGTCGCTGATTCCCTTTCTTTATTATGACAATGGAATTGGCTGTCTTTATAGCAGCCCCACTGGGGTAACTCAAACCGCCCGGTTACCGGAATGACGGCGCATCAGGCCGAATAGGCCACCCAGGGCGCAACCACTGACCAGACCGGACAAGTGGGCGGTGTTAGCCACAATACCGGACAAGCCCACAAAACAGATTACCAGCCACGCCAGCATGAAGATCACAATCTCCCGGCGCAGGGCATAACCAGCGCCGGGATTGACCTTGCCGTAGATCCACAAGTACCCCAGCAGCCCGTAAACCACACCGGAAAGCCCGCCGAACAAAGGACCGGAATCCAGGAACTGGGCCACGTTGGACACCCCCGCGGTAATCAGGGTGATCATCAGCAGTTGTCCGGAAGACTGGAAACGCTCGATCAGCCGGCCCAGGTCCGCCCACCAGAGCAGGTTGAAAATGATATGCATCAGGGAAAAGTGCAGCAGCATGGGAGTGATCAGCCGCCAGGGCTGGGACGCCAGACCATCCAGGGTCTGCGGAAACATCAGGGCCCGGTAGACCGTCTCGCCAAACACATACGGGGTCAGGAAAATCAACGCACACAGCACCAGGCCGGTCTTGGTGACCCAACCCAGGCTGGCCAGCCAGCCCCCGGACAATAACGGCTGGGGCCGCCCGGTGAGCGGCTCCACCGCCTCCCTGCCTTGCTGACGCTGCAGATCACCAATCAACTCTTCCACCAGCTTGCGGGCGTGGGGGTATTGTTGTTGATCCGGGATCGACAGCACCTGCTGATCGCCCTCCTCGCGACGCTCCACCGTAAAACCGTTGCGGGTGAGAGTATGTTGTATCAGGTCAGCCAGTTCCGGCTGGGGGGTGCGAATCAGTTCCATGTCAGTTCCCGGAAAGCCCCATCAGGGCGTCCCTGCGTTGTTCATCGGTCAGGTCAGCCAGGTTATCCACCTGCTGCCAGAAGCAGCCCCAGTCACGCTGGCACTGCTCAAGCAGACGGGCGAACCCGGGCACATAGCCATTATAGTCACTGACCCCGTTCAGCTGGGCATTGTTCAACGGCCCATCAAAAAAGCCCTGATAACCGGCCAGCGCCGGGTGTTCGATCTGTTCGCGGGTAAAGCGCTCGCGGGCCTGCTGCTGTATCAGCGCCTTGTCTGCCGCCATCACCGCTTCAGACTGGCCACTGTTATAGAGGGTCTTGAGGGCACTACGGGTGTCCTCGATGATCGCCAGAAAGGCCTGCTCAGCCCGGTCCCGCCGGGCAAGCGCGTCATTGTCCACCGCAATGGCCTGATCGGCCAGAAACGCCAGTGCACCTTCCCGGCCGACCAGCATGGCCAGGGATTCGTTGAAGCGGGTGTCATTGGCGATATAAAGGCGGCGATGGGTCAGTTCGTGGATTAGCAATTCCGCCAGTGCCGGTCGTGAGCGCTGCAGCATGGGGGTCGTCAGGGGGTCGGCAAACCAACCCAGCGTGGAATAGGCAATCGCGCCCCCCACCCAGGTATCCATGCCCTCCCCGGCCAGACTGGCGGCCACTTCCTCCGCCTGCTGGCGCTCGAAATAGCCCCGGTAACTGACACAGCCCAGCAATGGATAGCACCAGGTCTTCGGCGTCAGGGACCAGGCCGGGGCCGCCAGCACATTCCAGACCACCGCATCCTGATCCAGTGCCACATACTGGTGGTAAACCTCCTCGGCGGGCAACGCCAGGTTGTCGCCAGCCCAGGCGATGACCTGCTGGCTGAACGTCAGCTGGGCCGCCAGTTGAGGGGAAGTGTCTGGGTCCGCCAGCACCGTCGCAACCGGCTCACGTTGCTTCATGAGGGCAAAATGCCCACTGACCGCCTGGCTGTAATACCCCAGCTGACAGCCACTCAGCAACAGGGCCAGCACACTCAGGCAAACGAGATGCCGCATCTCAGGCCCGGGACATGAACTTGCGTTCGGCGGTGTTCACCCGCACCTTTTCCCCTTCCACAATGTACTCCGGCACCTGCACCACCAGGCCGGTATTCAGGGTAGCGGGCTTGGTACGGGCAGACGCCGACGCGGCTTTCATGGCGGGCGCAGTCTCAGTGACTTCCAGCACCACAGACGCCGGCAGCTCCAGACCGATCACCGAGTCTTCTACCTTGAGGGCCAGCACGCCTTCGGTCTCTTCGGTAATGAATGCCAGTTCGTCACTGATGTCGTCCTGCTTGAGCAGGTACTGGGAGAAGTCCTCGCTGTCCATGAAGATATAGTCGTCGCCATCCACATAGGAAAACTGCACAGCCCGGCGCATCAGATCCACAGTGGTCACGTCCTCATCGCCCTTGAACCTTTCCTCGTACTTGGGGCCACCGCCCACGGCACTGGCCTTCACCCGATACAGCGTGGCCGCGCCCCGGGCCGAGGGGGACTGCACCTCGATCTGACGGATGGCGTAGAGGGTGCCGTTGACTTCAATAACATCGGATTTCTTCAGTTCACTGGCGCGGGTCATGAAATAGCGTTCCTGAGATTGAGATGCGCCAATGCTACATCAAACCGGGGCGGCAGGGGGGAAGCAGTTGAAAGTTCAAAGTTCAAAGTTGAAACGCGGATCAGGCCAGTGGGTTTTGCAATGCCATGCCCGCGCTCACCGGTAAGGGCGCGGGCACGGCAGCCCAGAACGGCAAAGCCTGCCTCGCGCCTTTTCAACTTTGAACTTTCAACTTTAAACTGCTTGCGACTCAGGATGTCAGCTGCTGGGCGATACGCTCCCGGGCCTGCTCACAGAGACCCTTGCGATCCCCTGCAGCCTTCAACGGCTCACAGAAGTGCAGACGAATACGGATCTCACGGCGCAACAGCATGGCCCAAAGGTGATGATGAAACTCGTCATCGCCCACAAACGCCATGCCTTGATCAGGCGAACCCATGCTGTCCAGGTAGCGAATGGCCAGAGGCTGAATCGGGGTTTTCGAGAGAAGCGGCGCATCGAACAGTTGTGGAAAGAAGCGGCGCAGGCGGGTGCCATCGGTGGTGGTACCTTCCGGAAACACCAGCACGGTATGCCCCTGCTGCAGACGACTGGCAATCTCTTTTGCCTTGCTGACGGATTCACCACTACCACGCTTGATGAACAGGGTGCCCACCGCCCGGGCCAGCTGGCCGATCAGGGGCCACTCTCCCACTTCCGCCTTGGAAAGAAAATAAAGATGACGCTGGCTGGCTATCACCGGAATATCCAGCCAGGACACATGGTTGCTGACCAGAAAGACGCTTCCGCTTTGCGGCGTCCCGGTCACCGTGAGTTCGGCGCCGAGAATGCGCAGGAATCGTTGACACCAGCGCTGCTTGGCCGCCAGTACCCGGGGCTGCTGAGGCGACCAGAAGGCGCCAAGCAGAAATGCCAGGATGAACCCCCAGAGCAAGTGCATCACGATCCGCAACACCCGCCACAAGCGACGCAGCTGCGGCCAGCTGCCACTATCCACATCGGGGTGGGTGCCGACGCTACCGTTGATCTGGCTCATCGCGAGGCCCCCTTCGCTGTCAGCGGTCCACTCTCGAGCATCAACGGATTCATACCGCCTGGGCGGTGTGTGTAGCCGCCAGGCTATCCACCGGTTGCATGAAATGCTGCACGTACCGGGCAGGCAGATCCTTCACATCCATCAGCACAAAGAAATCCAGACAGTTGAAATCCGGATCCCAACACGGCTCACCACAGATCTGTGCCCCCATGCGGACGTAGGCCTTGAGCAACGGCGGCATCTTCATGACCCCCTCGCTGTCGCCCGGCAGCTTTTCCAGCTTGAGGTGAGGAATGACCCGGTGGCCTTCTGCGCTCATATGCTTGTCGGTGATGCGCTGCCAGATACCCGCCACGTTGTAGCCTTCGCCCAGGGCGATGCTGGCGCAGCCCAGCAGGTAGCGAATGTCGTTCTCAATCATGTACTGGGCCAGGCGCGCCCACAGCACCGTGATCACGGCACCATTACGGTGAGCCGGGTGAATACAGGTGCGACCAATTTCCGCCAGCCGCCCTTCCAGCCCATTAAGCATGCGCAGGTCAAACTCACCACTGGAATAGAACCCCCCGGTACGGTGCAGACGATCACCGGGCAGTACCCGGGTGTAACCGACAATCTCACCGCTGTGGTTGTCTTTCACAATCAAGTGCAGGCAATGACGATCATAGCGATCCCGGTCCAGGCCAAAGGGTGCGCTGAAGCTGGCGCCGTATTCTTCAGAGAAAATCCGGTAGCGCATGCGCTGAACCTTGATGATCTCACGGCGGGAGCGGGTGAAGTAGGCGCTAAAGCGACCCTGCTTTTCCGCCTCGTTCAGATCACGCAACTCACGGGGAAAACGCAGAATATCCGCCGTGGCTACAAACGGCTTGGCCAGGGCTCCCTTCAATTGCGGGCTCAGTGCTTTGATCTTTCCTGCAGCTTGCGCAAGCATGACGTACTCCACTGGTATTTTGTCGCAGTGTGGTATCGCGCCGTGGCAAGGTGGTGACGGTTGGGTGACAGTTCAGTTAATGGTTAACAGTGAATAGTGAACAGTTGCGCGTGTGGTGGCGGAAGGGGCGGAAAGCCCGGTGCCCGCGCACCACGGCGGGTGCGGGCTGCAACGGTTTTTTTGTAGGAGTTCCACTGGTGGGACGAACCGAGCGTAGCGAGTACCGAGTTGCGAGTTGCGAGTTGCGAAAATCCAAACCCATGGAAGCGGGAAGGTTTGGCCTTTCGAAACTCGTGACTCGCAACTCGAAACTATTAGCTGCGCTCCCACAAAAAACATCTCCGCATCGTAGGGCGGAAATGCCTCAGGGCATCTCCGCCGTCCAGCCTTTCCGCACCTCCCAAAGCCAATTCAGGAAACAGGATCTCTAATGGACAAACCCGTTGCTACCCGATGGCCTTACCCCTTACCGGTAAAAAAAGGCGAAACCGTTCATTGGTGTTCCTGCGGCAAAAGCGCCAACCAACCCTTCTGCGATGGCAGCCATAAAGGGACCGATTTCAAACCCGAAGCCTTCACAGCCAAAAAGGATTGCATCGTGTTTTTCTGTGGTTGCAAACAAAGCAGAAAAGGAATGGTGTGCGACGGTAGCCACAGCAAGATTAGTGAATAGTTAATAGTGAACAGTTAACAGCGCGCGAGCCTGGGTTGTTGTTGCTTGAAGGGTGTGCGCCGCGGGCAGGATGTTAGCGGGCGGCCGAACGGCGGAGATGCCCTGAGGCATTTCCGCCCTACGATACGATTTAAGCTGTGGGAACGTAGCGCAGCGGAGTAACGCACGGATTGCGGCCCGAAGGGTGAGCGTAGCGAATAACCTGCCTGCAAGCGATCCGAGCGACAGCGAGGGAAGAGAAGCGTGTTGCGAGTAACGAGTTCGATAAGCCAACCCTTCCCGCTTCCAAGGGTTTGGATTTTCGAAACTCGAAACCCTTTACTCGCTACGCTCGATTCGTCCCACCAGTGGAACTCCTACAAAAAAACCGTCACAGCCAGCACCCGCCGTGGTGCGCGGGCACAGCCCTTTCCGCACCCACCACCGTCACCCGCGCAACTGTTAACTATTCACTATTAACTGTTCACTGCTTTAACCGGTGTTACGCAGCCCTGCCGCGATCCCCGCAATAGTTACCATCAACGCACTTTCCAGGGTTTCGTCGCCGTCATGACCACGCAGACGGGCCATGAGTTCGGCCTGCAACAGATGCAGGGGGTCGGTATACGGATCGCGGACGCGGATGGACCAGCGCATCACCGGGTTGTTTTCCAGCAGATCCTCACGGCCGGTAAGCCCTCGCAATGCGGCCACGCAGGCAGTAAGCTTGTCACGCAGCACTTCGCCCAGCGCCAACAAGTCCGCATCGTCCCCCGCCAACCGCTGCTCATACCAGGACGCCACGTTCAGGTCGGCCTTGGCCAGGACCATCTCCAGCATATCCACCACGCCCTGGAAGAACGGCCAGTTGTCGGCCATATCGCGCACCGTGGCGGCCTGGTCGCTGTCCGCCAGCGCCTCCTCAAGCGCACCACCGGTACCCAGCCAGGCGGGCAGCATCAGGCGAATCTGGGTCCAGGCAAATACCCAGGGAATGGCCCGCAGTGAGCTGATGCCGGCATCGGCCTTGCGCCGTGCAGGGCGGCTTCCCAGTGCCAGCCGGGACAGTTCGGTTTCCGGTGTGACCGTGCGCAGGTAGCGCACCAGCTCCGGCTCGTCACGCACCACGCCGCGGTAACCGGCCACC
Proteins encoded in this window:
- a CDS encoding TRAP transporter TatT component family protein, whose protein sequence is MQWRFFKGLVPTVLLASAFTLQGCSLARVDDNLPYGVLNNNDLQLVAEGLPTYLLMVDGLIENWPESESLLASGADLYGAYAGLFVEDPARARKLSTKALDYAFRAACASDEDYCDLRGLSVPEFEALLEDAGEKDVPMLFTLGGAWAGYIQANTSDWNAVAELGRVEAIMERIVTLDEGYQYGQAHMYLGVLNSILPASLGGKPDVAQTHFEKAVVLSGGKNLLAPVLYAENYARLVFDRELHDRLLNEVLAADPDVHGLTLQNTYAQQEAEALLADADEYF
- a CDS encoding GNAT family N-acetyltransferase; amino-acid sequence: MLAQAAGKIKALSPQLKGALAKPFVATADILRFPRELRDLNEAEKQGRFSAYFTRSRREIIKVQRMRYRIFSEEYGASFSAPFGLDRDRYDRHCLHLIVKDNHSGEIVGYTRVLPGDRLHRTGGFYSSGEFDLRMLNGLEGRLAEIGRTCIHPAHRNGAVITVLWARLAQYMIENDIRYLLGCASIALGEGYNVAGIWQRITDKHMSAEGHRVIPHLKLEKLPGDSEGVMKMPPLLKAYVRMGAQICGEPCWDPDFNCLDFFVLMDVKDLPARYVQHFMQPVDSLAATHTAQAV
- a CDS encoding lysophospholipid acyltransferase family protein, whose product is MSQINGSVGTHPDVDSGSWPQLRRLWRVLRIVMHLLWGFILAFLLGAFWSPQQPRVLAAKQRWCQRFLRILGAELTVTGTPQSGSVFLVSNHVSWLDIPVIASQRHLYFLSKAEVGEWPLIGQLARAVGTLFIKRGSGESVSKAKEIASRLQQGHTVLVFPEGTTTDGTRLRRFFPQLFDAPLLSKTPIQPLAIRYLDSMGSPDQGMAFVGDDEFHHHLWAMLLRREIRIRLHFCEPLKAAGDRKGLCEQARERIAQQLTS
- the yeiP gene encoding elongation factor P-like protein YeiP translates to MTRASELKKSDVIEVNGTLYAIRQIEVQSPSARGAATLYRVKASAVGGGPKYEERFKGDEDVTTVDLMRRAVQFSYVDGDDYIFMDSEDFSQYLLKQDDISDELAFITEETEGVLALKVEDSVIGLELPASVVLEVTETAPAMKAASASARTKPATLNTGLVVQVPEYIVEGEKVRVNTAERKFMSRA
- a CDS encoding aminopeptidase, with the protein product MRHLVCLSVLALLLSGCQLGYYSQAVSGHFALMKQREPVATVLADPDTSPQLAAQLTFSQQVIAWAGDNLALPAEEVYHQYVALDQDAVVWNVLAAPAWSLTPKTWCYPLLGCVSYRGYFERQQAEEVAASLAGEGMDTWVGGAIAYSTLGWFADPLTTPMLQRSRPALAELLIHELTHRRLYIANDTRFNESLAMLVGREGALAFLADQAIAVDNDALARRDRAEQAFLAIIEDTRSALKTLYNSGQSEAVMAADKALIQQQARERFTREQIEHPALAGYQGFFDGPLNNAQLNGVSDYNGYVPGFARLLEQCQRDWGCFWQQVDNLADLTDEQRRDALMGLSGN
- a CDS encoding rhomboid family intramembrane serine protease — protein: MELIRTPQPELADLIQHTLTRNGFTVERREEGDQQVLSIPDQQQYPHARKLVEELIGDLQRQQGREAVEPLTGRPQPLLSGGWLASLGWVTKTGLVLCALIFLTPYVFGETVYRALMFPQTLDGLASQPWRLITPMLLHFSLMHIIFNLLWWADLGRLIERFQSSGQLLMITLITAGVSNVAQFLDSGPLFGGLSGVVYGLLGYLWIYGKVNPGAGYALRREIVIFMLAWLVICFVGLSGIVANTAHLSGLVSGCALGGLFGLMRRHSGNRAV
- a CDS encoding CDGSH iron-sulfur domain-containing protein — its product is MDKPVATRWPYPLPVKKGETVHWCSCGKSANQPFCDGSHKGTDFKPEAFTAKKDCIVFFCGCKQSRKGMVCDGSHSKISE
- the dctP gene encoding TRAP transporter substrate-binding protein DctP → MLRLATVLVALLPLVATAATTLKISTLYPDGTTIVTGLKDAGKEIAEKTEGRVKLKIYPGGVMGDDRAVERKIRIGQLHGQIAQGGAFASAYKDSQILNVPLAFNNYEEVDAVRAELDPEIQKGLEAGGWVSFGLIDGGFAYVMSENPVRSLDDLRDQKLWLPANDEASAKAAKAFELSPIMLNIGAVLTSLQTGAINAFAAPPVAALTLQWYSRVNNVTDMPLLYTFGLLGIHKKYFGRLSAEDQKTVQEVLEATFAKLDAESRKENLSAFQAVQQQGLSVIKPTDEQFQEWKTYADRATAELVEEGEISQAMLDRLNAILAKQREGQ